A portion of the Bacteroides faecium genome contains these proteins:
- a CDS encoding hybrid sensor histidine kinase/response regulator transcription factor: MKRLLTFCLFTIILLLPVFPIPSQSEKQVNSHSFTYQYLTTKEGLSNQRVFSILEDKKGFIWISTRSGVDCFNGRNVKNYNLFGEDIIVDGAGRMIYLTKDSHETLWAYTSAGKVFKYDPISDAFTLEIDVAELTESGILLNDLFIDSSDHFWFGLKNGLFRYDHSRGNIENLLKGKCINSLHFSPANETLYIATTEGLYELNLQNGEVTSTSEAISTLPGFYIQSVFYDSATSLLWIGTFNSGIKVRDIRTGNYLSNESLEQLPHLPYRSIIPYDERTLLLGVDGTGVYAATRDAKSSWSFLNANQEEEGELKGNGIYALCKDNSSNLWIGSYTGGVAYANPKRYFFELTRHEYKNPQSLTNNHVNAILEDDEGDLWYATNQGISVHLTKSGTWKHFLKENVFLTLCNDGAGNVWTGGYGTGVYCLNKYTGIRRHLTTDRPGTLTTNYIYSILKDENKDLWFGGMYGNLVRYTPPQAGKAEEFTSYDITLINSITTVNKDTLALATANGLYLLNKQTGNFKQYFTSPSNADTRSNSFIYSMYFLTPDKVWFGTDGGGINLLDLQTGKAVTYSTADGLPSNYVYSILPDNEGHLWLSTDKGLAYITPSPTPEITNIGFLDGLANEFNFMSYTRLRNGDFIYGSTNGAVRFNPENFTRHLYEAPLLFTSFEVPQKSREKTEEKKIQFNRMLNEGKTIQLKYNENSFLISFISVSYQYQQDIQYSYQLEGFEQTWSAPTGELSIRYTNIPPGDYTFRVKSMSKNGGQQLDEQTIRIHIAQPYWNTALAWLIYIILLAGITYFVWRFFANKMEKKHFSEKIQFFINTAHDIRTPVTLIMAPLGDLSKEEGLTKEGKRYLQIARKNTEKLYNLITQLLDFQKIDTTHLTLQVAEYDLKSYLQEKVLSFQTLCESKQIRMQLLLPDSPVSLWMDKDKADKIFDNLFSNAVKYTSTGGEITIKAEHNDKKITIAVKDNGIGIPRKAQRYIFSNFYRAENAVNSKETGSGIGLLLTRRLMKLHKGHISFSSNEGEGSTFLLTFRKGNRHLARYIVPARIDASIIPATEPVTEVIEPSDLLSDFPDLSDTDLSDTNLPNTDNNNPQTDKSKERIMIVEDNDELRFYLKKTFAPIYSVIDKPDGESALEYLKDKSVELIISDVMMPGIQGDELCRRIKSDFATSHIPVILLTAKTEKDAILEGLESGADDYLTKPFDTEILKTKIKGVLQNRKIMREYFLSHSLSPAPAAATPNEEKENAECAAGLLSPMDKEFLERCTRLVTENLANPDFTINQLCREVALSRTLFYEKLKALTGQAPTEFIKLLRMTEAANLLKQQIPVQEVALLVGFTDAKYFSTAFKKHYGVSPSKFL; the protein is encoded by the coding sequence ATGAAACGGCTTCTGACATTCTGCTTATTCACAATTATCCTTCTGTTACCTGTTTTTCCCATTCCCTCGCAATCAGAAAAGCAGGTAAACAGCCATTCTTTTACCTATCAGTACCTCACCACCAAGGAAGGACTAAGCAACCAGCGCGTCTTTTCCATCCTCGAAGACAAGAAAGGTTTCATATGGATTTCCACCCGTTCGGGCGTAGACTGCTTCAACGGCAGAAACGTGAAGAACTACAACCTCTTCGGAGAAGACATCATCGTGGACGGAGCCGGTCGCATGATTTACCTGACCAAAGACTCGCATGAAACACTCTGGGCATACACAAGCGCCGGCAAAGTATTCAAATACGACCCGATATCCGATGCCTTTACACTCGAGATTGATGTAGCCGAGCTGACCGAAAGCGGAATTCTATTGAACGACCTCTTCATAGATTCGTCCGACCATTTCTGGTTCGGACTGAAAAACGGCCTGTTCCGCTATGACCACTCCAGAGGCAACATAGAGAACCTGCTGAAAGGGAAATGTATCAACTCCCTACATTTCTCCCCGGCAAACGAAACTCTATACATCGCCACTACCGAAGGACTTTACGAACTCAATCTACAGAACGGAGAAGTCACTTCCACATCAGAAGCCATTTCCACGCTACCCGGCTTCTATATCCAGTCCGTATTCTACGATTCCGCAACATCTCTTCTGTGGATAGGGACGTTCAATTCCGGAATAAAAGTGCGGGATATCCGCACGGGCAACTACCTGTCCAATGAATCACTGGAGCAATTGCCTCATCTCCCCTATCGTTCCATCATCCCTTATGACGAACGGACACTATTACTGGGAGTAGACGGAACAGGCGTATATGCAGCCACCCGCGACGCAAAATCCTCATGGTCTTTCCTCAACGCCAACCAGGAAGAAGAGGGTGAACTGAAAGGTAACGGCATCTATGCCCTCTGCAAAGACAACTCTTCCAATCTATGGATTGGAAGCTACACAGGCGGTGTCGCCTACGCCAACCCGAAAAGATATTTCTTCGAACTCACCCGGCACGAATACAAAAATCCGCAATCGCTGACAAACAACCACGTCAACGCAATCCTCGAAGACGACGAAGGCGACCTATGGTACGCTACCAATCAGGGCATCAGCGTACACTTGACAAAGTCCGGCACCTGGAAACACTTCCTGAAAGAAAACGTATTCCTGACGCTCTGCAACGATGGAGCCGGCAACGTATGGACAGGCGGTTACGGCACAGGCGTGTATTGCCTCAACAAATACACAGGCATCCGCCGCCATCTCACCACCGACCGCCCGGGCACACTGACCACCAACTACATCTACTCCATCCTGAAGGACGAAAACAAAGACCTGTGGTTTGGCGGCATGTACGGCAACCTCGTCAGATACACCCCACCCCAGGCGGGTAAAGCAGAAGAGTTCACCTCATACGACATCACGCTTATAAACTCGATAACCACAGTCAACAAAGACACCCTGGCACTAGCCACAGCCAACGGACTTTACCTATTAAATAAACAGACGGGAAACTTCAAACAATACTTCACCTCGCCTTCCAATGCCGACACCCGGAGCAACAGCTTCATCTATTCCATGTATTTCCTGACCCCCGATAAAGTATGGTTCGGAACAGACGGCGGCGGCATCAACCTGCTGGACTTGCAGACGGGCAAAGCCGTCACCTACTCCACCGCAGACGGTCTGCCTTCCAACTACGTTTACAGCATCCTGCCCGACAACGAAGGTCATTTATGGCTCAGCACGGACAAGGGACTGGCATACATCACCCCGTCCCCCACACCGGAAATAACCAACATCGGCTTCCTCGACGGACTGGCAAACGAATTCAACTTCATGTCCTACACCCGCCTGAGAAACGGGGATTTCATCTACGGAAGCACCAACGGCGCCGTACGCTTCAACCCGGAAAACTTCACCCGTCATCTCTACGAAGCCCCTTTGCTCTTCACCTCTTTCGAAGTGCCGCAGAAATCGCGCGAAAAGACCGAAGAGAAGAAGATACAATTCAACCGTATGCTGAACGAAGGAAAAACGATTCAACTGAAATACAACGAGAACTCGTTCCTTATCTCTTTCATCTCCGTCTCCTACCAGTATCAGCAGGACATTCAATACAGCTACCAACTGGAAGGCTTCGAGCAGACCTGGAGTGCCCCGACCGGCGAACTCAGCATCCGGTACACCAATATCCCACCGGGCGACTACACTTTCCGCGTGAAAAGCATGAGCAAGAACGGCGGACAGCAACTGGACGAGCAGACCATCCGCATACACATAGCGCAGCCTTACTGGAACACCGCCCTCGCCTGGCTGATATACATCATCCTGCTGGCAGGAATCACCTATTTCGTATGGCGTTTCTTTGCCAACAAAATGGAGAAAAAGCATTTCTCCGAAAAGATACAGTTCTTCATCAACACCGCCCACGATATCCGCACTCCGGTGACGCTTATCATGGCTCCCCTCGGCGACCTGAGCAAAGAAGAAGGGCTCACCAAAGAAGGAAAAAGATACCTGCAAATCGCCCGCAAGAACACAGAGAAGCTGTACAACCTGATTACCCAGCTACTCGACTTCCAAAAGATAGACACCACCCACCTCACCCTGCAAGTAGCCGAATATGACCTGAAATCATACTTACAGGAAAAGGTTCTCAGCTTCCAGACACTCTGCGAAAGCAAACAAATCCGTATGCAGTTACTCCTGCCGGATTCCCCCGTCTCCCTTTGGATGGATAAGGACAAAGCGGATAAAATCTTCGACAACCTCTTCTCGAACGCAGTGAAATACACTTCCACAGGCGGAGAAATCACCATCAAGGCAGAACATAACGACAAGAAGATAACCATCGCAGTGAAAGACAACGGTATAGGTATCCCGCGCAAAGCGCAGCGTTATATCTTCTCCAATTTCTACCGTGCCGAAAATGCCGTCAACTCCAAAGAGACAGGCAGTGGCATCGGTCTGCTTCTCACCCGCCGGCTTATGAAACTGCACAAAGGGCATATCTCTTTCAGCAGCAACGAGGGCGAAGGCTCCACCTTCCTGCTTACTTTCCGCAAGGGCAACCGCCATCTGGCAAGATACATCGTCCCTGCCCGGATAGACGCTTCCATCATTCCCGCCACCGAACCGGTTACGGAAGTCATCGAACCGTCCGACTTGTTATCCGACTTTCCTGACTTGTCCGATACCGATTTATCCGACACCAATTTGCCCAACACCGACAATAACAACCCACAAACGGACAAATCCAAAGAACGGATAATGATAGTAGAAGACAACGACGAACTCCGCTTCTACCTCAAAAAAACATTCGCGCCTATCTATTCCGTTATCGACAAGCCCGACGGCGAATCGGCTCTCGAATACTTGAAAGACAAATCCGTAGAACTGATAATCTCCGATGTCATGATGCCGGGCATCCAGGGAGACGAGCTCTGCCGCCGTATAAAATCGGACTTCGCTACCTCGCATATCCCCGTCATCCTGCTGACTGCCAAGACAGAGAAAGACGCCATCCTCGAAGGACTGGAAAGCGGTGCGGACGACTACCTGACGAAACCCTTTGACACGGAAATCCTAAAAACCAAAATCAAAGGAGTATTGCAGAACCGCAAAATTATGCGGGAGTATTTCCTCTCTCATTCGCTCAGTCCCGCTCCTGCTGCCGCTACTCCAAACGAAGAAAAAGAAAACGCAGAATGTGCCGCCGGTCTCCTGTCCCCCATGGACAAGGAATTTCTCGAACGCTGCACCAGACTCGTCACGGAGAACCTGGCAAACCCGGACTTCACCATCAACCAACTCTGCCGCGAAGTGGCACTCAGCCGCACCCTGTTCTACGAAAAGCTGAAAGCCCTGACAGGACAAGCGCCCACCGAGTTTATCAAGCTGCTGCGTATGACGGAAGCCGCCAATCTATTGAAACAACAGATTCCGGTGCAGGAAGTCGCCCTATTGGTAGGCTTCACCGATGCAAAGTATTTCAGTACGGCATTCAAGAAGCATTATGGGGTTTCTCCAAGCAAGTTCCTCTAA
- a CDS encoding Txe/YoeB family addiction module toxin, with product MIYKIVLTEEAEKHLLQWKKSGQKKDLAKILSLFKEMEEHPSTGTGQVEQLKGNLSGYWSRRINKHFRIIYTIHEETVTVKVISAKSHYGDK from the coding sequence ATGATTTATAAGATAGTATTGACGGAAGAAGCCGAGAAACATCTTCTTCAATGGAAAAAATCCGGGCAAAAGAAAGACTTGGCGAAAATACTATCTTTATTTAAAGAAATGGAAGAACACCCATCCACAGGAACGGGGCAAGTAGAACAACTGAAAGGTAATCTTTCCGGCTATTGGAGCAGGCGCATAAATAAGCACTTCCGTATCATCTACACTATACACGAAGAGACTGTTACAGTAAAAGTTATTTCTGCCAAAAGTCATTATGGAGACAAATAA
- a CDS encoding SusC/RagA family TonB-linked outer membrane protein — protein sequence MKKQLTLILCLLLFIPIYGYAEDEVTHQVVQQTSKVKGTVTDEQGEPLIGASIAVKGTAQGVITDFNGQFSIDASKNATLIVSYVGYRSEEVQVKGQSNLKIVLKEDSKIIDEVVVTALGIKRERKALGYSIGEVKGEELEKAKETNVINSLAGKIPGLVISQTAGGPSGSSRVIVRGSTEMTGNNQPLYVVDGVPLDNSNYGSAGQYGGYDLGDGISSINPDDIESMSVLKGPAASALYGSRASHGVILITTKKASTKKKFAVELNSTTTFEKQLTKWDDVQYVYGQGTGGRINGTDDQYSSNKNWGPKIDPGLNLTYFDGVTRPYVVIPNNIDGFFRTGMTTTNTIVVSTVKDDTGIRATYTDMRNKDILPNTKMSRNTLNLRANTTINKKVDLDFKVTYTREDVKNRPALSDHRANPAKNLMSLATTYDQKWLRDNYKDADGNYYDWNGRDVWNLNPYWVLNEMTNESGKDKFMGSALVRYNVNEHFKIQVTGGADINFMNFQDYAAPSSPGFEQGQLQISDFKNRMYNVEALAIYNNSYKKFDYGVTIGGNIYKVDNKTQIVTAKEMVMRDVIALQSFTSKEITEGTYRKQINSLYGSINLAYGNFVYLDATLRGDHSSTLPSGNNTYLYPSVSGSFLFSEFFKINPTILPYGKVRVSWAQVGSDTDPYQLGLSYELSPKNYSGYALSQIANTTIPNKDLKPTKTNSAEVGLELKFLKNRIGLDFTYYTQKSSNQIMRLNTTGTSGYNSMLINAGEIENKGIEIALNTRPIQTKDFSWDLNINFSKNSNKVKRLASGIKEFELESARWINVKVAAVEGQNYGSILGKDFLRNDAGQIIVDANTGLPKVTEDLRVLGNATWKWTGGITTNLTYRDISLSAIFDIKVGADVYSMSSRSSYMTGKDKATLAGRDGWYESEEKRLQAGVTEAKWEATGGYLVDGVVETASGTFEQNKKYVDPEVYWKHIADQTPVPFIYDNSYVKVREITLAYRLPKRWVSKVFDAVSVSFVARNPFIIYKNVPNIDPDSNYNNGSGMGLEYGSLPSRRSYGFNVNVKF from the coding sequence ATGAAAAAGCAGTTAACCCTAATTCTCTGTCTGTTGCTATTCATACCTATATATGGATACGCGGAAGACGAAGTAACCCACCAAGTTGTACAGCAGACTTCCAAAGTGAAAGGTACAGTTACGGATGAGCAAGGCGAACCTCTGATTGGAGCCAGCATTGCCGTCAAAGGTACTGCACAGGGAGTTATCACCGATTTCAACGGTCAGTTCAGTATTGATGCTTCGAAGAATGCTACATTAATAGTAAGTTATGTAGGCTACCGTTCCGAGGAAGTACAGGTAAAAGGACAATCCAACCTTAAAATCGTCTTGAAAGAAGACAGTAAAATCATCGACGAAGTAGTAGTTACCGCATTGGGTATCAAGCGCGAACGGAAAGCACTCGGTTACTCCATCGGCGAAGTGAAAGGCGAAGAACTGGAAAAAGCCAAGGAAACGAATGTCATCAACTCACTGGCAGGCAAGATTCCGGGACTGGTTATCAGCCAGACTGCCGGCGGGCCTTCCGGTTCGTCGCGCGTCATCGTTCGCGGTAGCACGGAAATGACGGGAAACAACCAGCCGCTTTATGTAGTGGACGGTGTGCCTTTGGATAATTCCAATTACGGAAGTGCCGGACAATACGGCGGTTACGACTTGGGCGACGGTATCTCAAGCATCAATCCGGACGATATAGAAAGCATGTCCGTATTGAAAGGCCCGGCAGCTTCGGCACTGTACGGTAGCCGCGCATCCCACGGTGTGATTCTTATCACTACGAAGAAGGCGAGTACCAAGAAGAAATTCGCGGTAGAGCTGAACAGTACCACCACTTTCGAGAAGCAGTTGACGAAATGGGACGATGTACAATACGTATATGGCCAGGGAACCGGCGGACGCATCAACGGAACGGACGACCAATATTCATCCAACAAGAACTGGGGGCCTAAAATAGACCCGGGGCTGAATCTGACTTATTTCGACGGAGTGACCCGTCCGTATGTAGTCATTCCCAATAATATCGACGGTTTCTTCAGAACCGGTATGACTACTACCAATACAATCGTTGTCAGCACAGTGAAAGATGATACGGGTATCCGCGCCACTTACACGGATATGCGCAACAAGGATATTCTTCCCAACACGAAGATGAGCCGCAACACATTGAACCTGCGCGCCAACACCACAATAAACAAAAAGGTAGACCTCGACTTCAAAGTGACCTACACCCGCGAAGACGTAAAGAACCGTCCCGCACTGTCCGACCATCGTGCCAATCCTGCGAAGAATCTGATGTCGTTGGCAACAACCTACGACCAGAAATGGCTGCGCGACAACTACAAGGACGCCGATGGCAACTACTACGACTGGAATGGACGCGACGTATGGAACCTCAACCCCTACTGGGTGCTCAACGAAATGACCAACGAATCGGGAAAGGATAAATTCATGGGTTCGGCATTGGTACGCTACAATGTCAACGAGCATTTCAAGATTCAAGTGACCGGTGGCGCAGATATCAACTTTATGAACTTCCAGGACTACGCAGCCCCTTCCTCACCGGGATTCGAGCAGGGACAGTTGCAAATCAGCGACTTTAAGAACCGGATGTACAACGTAGAAGCACTGGCTATCTACAACAACAGCTACAAGAAGTTCGACTACGGAGTAACCATCGGCGGAAACATCTATAAAGTAGACAACAAAACCCAAATCGTGACTGCCAAAGAGATGGTAATGCGTGATGTCATTGCCCTGCAAAGCTTTACAAGCAAGGAAATCACCGAAGGAACCTATCGCAAACAGATTAACTCGCTCTACGGTTCTATCAACCTGGCTTACGGCAACTTCGTTTACCTGGACGCTACCTTGCGCGGCGACCATTCATCGACATTGCCTTCAGGAAACAATACGTATCTGTATCCGTCAGTATCAGGCAGCTTCCTGTTCTCGGAATTTTTCAAGATTAACCCTACGATACTGCCTTACGGCAAAGTGAGAGTTTCATGGGCACAAGTAGGTAGCGACACAGACCCTTACCAACTGGGATTGTCCTACGAACTGTCTCCCAAAAACTACTCGGGTTATGCATTGTCACAAATCGCCAATACCACCATCCCGAACAAAGACCTCAAGCCGACCAAGACCAACTCCGCCGAAGTAGGACTGGAACTGAAATTCCTGAAAAACCGCATCGGACTGGACTTCACATACTATACCCAAAAGAGCAGCAACCAAATCATGCGCTTGAACACCACCGGAACTTCCGGTTACAACTCCATGCTGATTAACGCCGGAGAAATAGAAAACAAAGGTATAGAAATCGCATTGAACACACGCCCCATACAGACCAAGGATTTCTCGTGGGACTTGAACATCAACTTCTCAAAGAACAGCAATAAGGTAAAAAGACTGGCTTCAGGCATTAAGGAATTTGAATTGGAATCGGCACGCTGGATTAACGTGAAAGTAGCTGCCGTGGAAGGCCAGAACTACGGTTCCATCCTCGGCAAAGACTTCTTGAGAAACGACGCCGGACAGATTATCGTAGACGCCAACACAGGACTCCCGAAAGTGACCGAAGACCTGCGGGTACTGGGCAACGCCACCTGGAAATGGACAGGCGGTATCACCACCAACCTGACTTACCGCGACATCTCCCTGTCTGCCATCTTCGATATCAAGGTAGGAGCCGACGTTTACTCCATGTCTTCCCGTTCTTCCTACATGACAGGAAAGGACAAGGCAACCCTTGCAGGACGCGACGGCTGGTACGAATCGGAAGAGAAACGCCTGCAAGCCGGAGTGACGGAAGCCAAATGGGAAGCGACGGGCGGTTATCTCGTAGACGGAGTAGTAGAAACGGCGAGCGGCACTTTCGAGCAGAACAAGAAATACGTTGACCCGGAAGTATATTGGAAACATATAGCCGACCAGACTCCGGTTCCGTTCATCTACGACAACTCTTATGTAAAGGTACGCGAGATAACACTGGCTTACCGCCTGCCTAAAAGATGGGTCAGCAAGGTATTCGATGCCGTATCCGTATCGTTCGTGGCGCGCAACCCGTTCATCATCTACAAGAACGTGCCGAACATCGACCCGGATTCCAACTACAACAATGGTTCGGGCATGGGACTGGAATACGGCTCGCTGCCATCCAGAAGAAGCTATGGTTTCAATGTTAACGTAAAATTCTAA
- a CDS encoding SusD/RagB family nutrient-binding outer membrane lipoprotein has protein sequence MKTIYKITFGILCICGLLLGACTDFEELNTDPSKSSSTDPNHQLSMIQLQTWGHWQMCQPYPFYLAAFAQYMQGDWNTTNYGGQYRKNDAEMGNTWNLMYPALIKNIVDILDKTKDNEREINIHSVARIYRVYLFSILTDMYGDCPYFEAGKGFINGNVKPAYDKQEVIYKDFLKELGEAAEALTADGDKVTGDIIYQGNIDKWKRFANSLHLRYAMRIVNAEPELAKQEVIKAIGQEAGLMQSAADDALIAYTDIVDWASDEYRRNGLAQMWRGREAYPTAYICSTFWKQLDATSDPRQFVFGRCYDESSANNPFGRVDLTEEMIETEAAKFQPCNPGYFWYSNGTWPEGYWSKLTNKWQDKATRPQLNNIFLKGDMPGVVMTYAEVELLLAEAKARWAGEVTTGADASAHYENGVRAAVHFLEKFGAKAFDEQAIDTYLQANPLPANGLDAQLTAINTQLWILHLNNIPEGYANWRRTDIPVLLPSPHYGAVTIDSQTTPLRLCYPLFESSYNPEGYQSAIQAMGGKDDWNSPVWWDK, from the coding sequence ATGAAAACAATCTATAAAATCACTTTCGGTATCCTATGCATATGCGGTCTGCTGCTGGGAGCCTGCACCGACTTTGAGGAACTGAACACAGACCCTTCCAAGTCTTCGTCCACCGACCCGAACCATCAACTGTCCATGATTCAACTCCAGACATGGGGACACTGGCAGATGTGCCAACCCTACCCGTTCTATCTCGCCGCTTTCGCACAATATATGCAAGGCGACTGGAATACCACAAACTACGGCGGACAGTACCGCAAGAATGACGCGGAAATGGGAAATACATGGAACCTGATGTATCCGGCACTTATCAAGAATATTGTCGACATATTAGACAAGACCAAAGATAACGAAAGGGAAATCAACATCCATTCCGTTGCCCGTATTTACAGGGTATATCTTTTCTCTATCCTGACGGATATGTACGGTGACTGCCCTTACTTCGAAGCCGGGAAAGGCTTTATCAACGGCAATGTAAAGCCTGCCTACGACAAACAGGAAGTGATATACAAAGACTTCCTGAAAGAACTCGGCGAAGCGGCGGAAGCCCTTACCGCCGACGGGGACAAAGTGACGGGAGACATTATCTATCAAGGCAACATTGACAAATGGAAACGTTTTGCCAACTCCCTGCACCTGCGCTATGCCATGCGTATCGTAAACGCGGAACCGGAACTTGCCAAACAGGAAGTTATCAAAGCTATCGGTCAGGAAGCAGGCTTGATGCAGTCTGCCGCCGACGACGCCCTGATTGCCTATACCGACATCGTCGACTGGGCATCCGACGAATATCGCAGAAACGGACTTGCCCAAATGTGGCGGGGACGCGAAGCCTATCCTACGGCTTATATATGCAGCACCTTTTGGAAGCAACTGGACGCTACTTCCGACCCGCGCCAGTTCGTGTTCGGACGTTGCTACGACGAAAGTTCGGCCAACAATCCATTCGGACGTGTGGATTTGACAGAGGAAATGATTGAAACGGAAGCTGCCAAATTCCAGCCTTGCAATCCGGGATACTTCTGGTATAGTAACGGGACATGGCCCGAAGGCTATTGGAGCAAACTGACCAACAAATGGCAGGACAAGGCAACCCGCCCGCAACTCAACAATATCTTCCTGAAGGGTGATATGCCCGGAGTAGTCATGACGTACGCAGAAGTGGAATTGCTGCTGGCAGAAGCCAAGGCCCGTTGGGCAGGTGAAGTCACTACCGGAGCAGACGCTTCCGCACACTATGAGAACGGCGTGCGCGCAGCCGTCCACTTCCTTGAGAAGTTTGGCGCCAAAGCCTTCGACGAGCAGGCTATCGACACCTATTTGCAAGCTAACCCGCTCCCTGCCAACGGACTGGACGCGCAACTCACCGCCATCAACACCCAACTGTGGATTCTGCACCTCAACAATATCCCCGAAGGATATGCCAACTGGAGAAGAACGGACATTCCCGTATTGCTTCCTTCGCCCCACTACGGAGCAGTGACGATTGATTCGCAGACTACGCCGTTGCGTCTCTGCTACCCGCTGTTCGAGAGTTCGTACAATCCCGAAGGTTATCAATCCGCCATACAGGCGATGGGCGGCAAAGACGACTGGAACTCACCCGTATGGTGGGACAAATAA
- a CDS encoding cellulase family glycosylhydrolase: MKKRLIIYLVSLFACLIASCSEKEETVNGGGEPQSYIPFAISKGVNISNWLSQSDVRGEERKNYFTEAEVQQLAGFGFDHIRLPADEEQLFTEDGQKIPEAFELLHNAIKWCEKANMKVIVDMHILRSHYFNAGSSGATVIDGFIDNFENGENAWYPFDGTQLTVDVVNNPDVCPANPSAKVLRMNKTSNTNWMAGGKGGFQLPIGPDEGQFKYLRMKIRKNMKSTITLTLEGEGLDAVYTGYTNNKVNEWEDIAFDLINIQSGSANGNYTKLAIRPDDGPAEMYIDDVFFSDSKEGSNSQITIEVDNTPLLWKNKDAQYKYLDLWKSLADELKDYPNDLVAYELLNEPVAPYSSQWNSLSAQLIRELRLTEPERKLVIGSNKWQGVNTFGELTVPANDPNIILSFHFYNPHLFTHYKAEWTDMKNLNVAIHYPGELIAQEDYAQLSDDDKKIVDPYMGTYDKAVLESLVRKAMNQAGKYGLQLHCGEFGCYNKTPRADKIDWLQDVISIFRDNNIAYSYWEYKAGFGFCNSKGEVTDQEVLNLLTK, translated from the coding sequence ATGAAAAAAAGACTTATAATCTATCTGGTATCTCTGTTTGCATGCCTGATAGCATCCTGTTCCGAGAAAGAAGAAACAGTCAACGGCGGCGGTGAACCGCAAAGTTATATTCCCTTTGCCATCAGTAAAGGGGTCAATATCAGCAACTGGCTGTCGCAAAGCGACGTCCGCGGCGAAGAACGGAAAAACTATTTCACGGAAGCGGAAGTACAACAACTGGCGGGATTCGGTTTCGACCATATCCGCCTGCCGGCAGACGAGGAACAACTGTTCACCGAAGACGGGCAGAAGATTCCGGAAGCATTTGAACTGCTGCACAACGCCATCAAATGGTGTGAGAAGGCAAACATGAAAGTGATTGTGGATATGCACATCTTACGGTCGCACTACTTCAACGCGGGAAGTAGCGGAGCGACAGTCATTGATGGTTTTATCGACAACTTTGAGAACGGAGAAAACGCATGGTATCCTTTCGATGGTACACAACTCACTGTCGACGTAGTAAACAACCCCGATGTGTGTCCGGCAAATCCCAGTGCCAAGGTGCTTCGTATGAATAAAACATCGAATACAAACTGGATGGCGGGCGGAAAAGGCGGATTCCAGCTACCCATAGGTCCGGATGAAGGGCAATTCAAATATTTGCGCATGAAAATCCGCAAGAATATGAAGAGTACCATCACGCTCACACTGGAAGGTGAGGGATTAGATGCTGTCTACACAGGATATACCAATAACAAGGTTAACGAATGGGAAGATATAGCCTTCGATTTGATTAATATACAAAGCGGTTCAGCCAATGGAAATTATACCAAACTGGCCATCCGTCCCGATGACGGTCCGGCAGAAATGTATATAGATGACGTTTTCTTCTCCGACAGTAAAGAAGGAAGCAATTCCCAAATCACGATTGAAGTGGACAACACTCCGCTGTTATGGAAAAACAAGGACGCCCAATATAAATATCTCGACCTATGGAAATCGCTGGCAGACGAACTGAAGGACTATCCGAACGACCTGGTAGCTTACGAACTGCTGAACGAACCGGTAGCTCCCTACTCTTCCCAGTGGAATTCCCTGTCGGCACAGTTGATTAGAGAACTCCGCCTGACGGAGCCGGAACGCAAACTTGTCATCGGCTCCAACAAATGGCAGGGAGTGAATACATTCGGCGAACTGACTGTTCCTGCCAATGACCCGAACATTATCCTGAGCTTCCACTTCTACAACCCGCATCTCTTTACTCATTACAAGGCGGAATGGACGGACATGAAGAATCTGAACGTAGCGATTCATTATCCGGGTGAACTGATTGCGCAGGAAGATTACGCACAGTTATCGGATGACGACAAGAAAATTGTCGACCCGTATATGGGTACGTATGATAAGGCTGTCCTCGAATCGCTGGTACGCAAGGCAATGAACCAGGCCGGCAAATATGGATTGCAGTTGCATTGCGGAGAGTTCGGCTGTTACAACAAGACGCCGAGAGCGGATAAAATAGACTGGTTGCAGGACGTTATCTCTATCTTCCGCGATAATAATATTGCTTATTCTTACTGGGAATACAAAGCTGGATTCGGTTTCTGCAACAGCAAAGGGGAAGTGACCGACCAGGAAGTTCTCAATTTATTAACCAAATGA